The proteins below are encoded in one region of Pelecanus crispus isolate bPelCri1 chromosome 4, bPelCri1.pri, whole genome shotgun sequence:
- the EXOSC9 gene encoding exosome complex component RRP45 isoform X2, producing the protein MKATPLSNCERRFLLRAIEERKRLDGRQCYDYRNVRISFGADYGCCIVELGKTRVLAQVSCELVPPKPNRPTEGILFFNLELSPMAAPGFEPGRQSELLVKLNRLIERCLRNSKCIDTESLCVVAGEKVWQIRLDLHLLNHDGNIIDAASIAGIVALCHFRRPDVSVQGEEVTVYTPEERDPVPLSIHHMPICVSFAFFQQGTYLLVDPSEREECVMDGLLVIAMNKHREICTIQSSGGIMLVTDQVLRCSKITAVKVAEITELIQKALENDQKVRKEGGKFGFAESIPNQKITAFKMESAAVDTNNVEEQAEEIITKADPPSEVFAKPILHTPGTAQIGEGIENSWGDLEESEREEAVEEEGESEATAFECQKMETEDTSTIGETKKDEPIVLSDSEEEEVVILEPPKKTRTQTNLKQENTSKKAFNKRRKKKRAAH; encoded by the exons ATGAAGGCGACGCCGCTCTCCAACTGCGAGCGCCGCTTCCTCCTGCGCGCCATCGAGGAGAGGAAG CGCCTGGACGGGCGGCAGTGCTATGACTACCGGAACGTGCGCATCTCCTTCGGCGCCGACTACGGCTGCTGCATCGTGGAGCTGGGGAAGACCAG GGTTCTTGCACAAGTCTCGTGTGAACTTGTTCCCCCCAAGCCAAATCGGCCTACAGAAGGTATACTTTTCTTTAATCTTGAGCTCTCACCTATGGCTGCACCTGGTTTTGAGCCTGGCAG gCAATCTGAGTTACTGGTGAAACTGAACAGACTAATAGAACGATGCCTGAGAAATTCCAAATGTATAGATACTGAATCTCTCTGTGTTGTTGCTGGTGAAAAG GTTTGGCAAATCCGTCTGGACCTACACCTGTTAAATCACGATGGTAACATTATTGATGCTGCTAGCATAGCAGGAATTGTAGCTCTGTGTCATTTTCGCAGACCAGATGTGTCTGTGCAAGGAGAGGAAGTAACTGTG TACACTCCTGAGGAACGTGATCCTGTCCCCTTGAGTATCCACCACATGCCTATTTGTGTCAGTTTTGCCTTCTTCCAGCAAGG GACCTATTTATTGGTGGATCCAAGTGAACGTGAGGAATGTGTAATGGATGGCCTCCTTGTAATTGCCATGAATAAACATCGTGAAATTTGTACCATCCAGTCCAGCGGAGGGATTATGCTAGTAACGGATCAG GTTCTGAGATGCAGTAAAATAACAGCCGTTAAGGTTGCAGAAATAACAGAACTAATTCAAAAAGCCTTGGAGAACGACCAGAAAGTTAG GAAAGAAGGTGGGAAGTTCGGCTTTGCAGAATCTATACCGAATCAAAAGATCACTGCCTTCAAAATGGAAAGCGCTGCTGTTGATACTAACAATGTGGAAGaacaagcagaagaaatcaTCACGAAAGCTGACCCTCCTTCAGAAGT TTTTGCCAAACCAATATTGCACACTCCCGGGACAGCCCAAATTGGGGAAGGAATAGAGAACTCCTGGGGGGACCTGGAAGAATCTGAGAGGGAAGAAGCAGTGGAAGAGGAAGGTGAAAGTGAGGCTACTGCTTTTGAATGtcagaaaatggaaactgaGGATACAAGTACAATTGGGGAAACTAAGAAGg atgAACCTATTGTACTGTCCGACAGCGAAGAGGAAGAAGTTGTCATTCTGGAACCACCAAAGAAAACAAG AACACAGACCAActtgaaacaagaaaatacaagtaagaaagcatttaacaaaaggagaaaaaagaagagagctgCTCATTAA
- the EXOSC9 gene encoding exosome complex component RRP45 isoform X3 has protein sequence MAAPGFEPGRQSELLVKLNRLIERCLRNSKCIDTESLCVVAGEKVWQIRLDLHLLNHDGNIIDAASIAGIVALCHFRRPDVSVQGEEVTVYTPEERDPVPLSIHHMPICVSFAFFQQGTYLLVDPSEREECVMDGLLVIAMNKHREICTIQSSGGIMLVTDQVLRCSKITAVKVAEITELIQKALENDQKVRKEGGKFGFAESIPNQKITAFKMESAAVDTNNVEEQAEEIITKADPPSEVFAKPILHTPGTAQIGEGIENSWGDLEESEREEAVEEEGESEATAFECQKMETEDTSTIGETKKDEPIVLSDSEEEEVVILEPPKKTRTQTNLKQENTSKKAFNKRRKKKRAAH, from the exons ATGGCTGCACCTGGTTTTGAGCCTGGCAG gCAATCTGAGTTACTGGTGAAACTGAACAGACTAATAGAACGATGCCTGAGAAATTCCAAATGTATAGATACTGAATCTCTCTGTGTTGTTGCTGGTGAAAAG GTTTGGCAAATCCGTCTGGACCTACACCTGTTAAATCACGATGGTAACATTATTGATGCTGCTAGCATAGCAGGAATTGTAGCTCTGTGTCATTTTCGCAGACCAGATGTGTCTGTGCAAGGAGAGGAAGTAACTGTG TACACTCCTGAGGAACGTGATCCTGTCCCCTTGAGTATCCACCACATGCCTATTTGTGTCAGTTTTGCCTTCTTCCAGCAAGG GACCTATTTATTGGTGGATCCAAGTGAACGTGAGGAATGTGTAATGGATGGCCTCCTTGTAATTGCCATGAATAAACATCGTGAAATTTGTACCATCCAGTCCAGCGGAGGGATTATGCTAGTAACGGATCAG GTTCTGAGATGCAGTAAAATAACAGCCGTTAAGGTTGCAGAAATAACAGAACTAATTCAAAAAGCCTTGGAGAACGACCAGAAAGTTAG GAAAGAAGGTGGGAAGTTCGGCTTTGCAGAATCTATACCGAATCAAAAGATCACTGCCTTCAAAATGGAAAGCGCTGCTGTTGATACTAACAATGTGGAAGaacaagcagaagaaatcaTCACGAAAGCTGACCCTCCTTCAGAAGT TTTTGCCAAACCAATATTGCACACTCCCGGGACAGCCCAAATTGGGGAAGGAATAGAGAACTCCTGGGGGGACCTGGAAGAATCTGAGAGGGAAGAAGCAGTGGAAGAGGAAGGTGAAAGTGAGGCTACTGCTTTTGAATGtcagaaaatggaaactgaGGATACAAGTACAATTGGGGAAACTAAGAAGg atgAACCTATTGTACTGTCCGACAGCGAAGAGGAAGAAGTTGTCATTCTGGAACCACCAAAGAAAACAAG AACACAGACCAActtgaaacaagaaaatacaagtaagaaagcatttaacaaaaggagaaaaaagaagagagctgCTCATTAA
- the EXOSC9 gene encoding exosome complex component RRP45 isoform X1 codes for MKATPLSNCERRFLLRAIEERKRLDGRQCYDYRNVRISFGADYGCCIVELGKTRVLAQVSCELVPPKPNRPTEGILFFNLELSPMAAPGFEPGRQSELLVKLNRLIERCLRNSKCIDTESLCVVAGEKVWQIRLDLHLLNHDGNIIDAASIAGIVALCHFRRPDVSVQGEEVTVYTPEERDPVPLSIHHMPICVSFAFFQQGTYLLVDPSEREECVMDGLLVIAMNKHREICTIQSSGGIMLVTDQVLRCSKITAVKVAEITELIQKALENDQKVRKEGGKFGFAESIPNQKITAFKMESAAVDTNNVEEQAEEIITKADPPSEVFAKPILHTPGTAQIGEGIENSWGDLEESEREEAVEEEGESEATAFECQKMETEDTITEVVCTKLITGLWLVGLVFLDEPIVLSDSEEEEVVILEPPKKTRTQTNLKQENTSKKAFNKRRKKKRAAH; via the exons ATGAAGGCGACGCCGCTCTCCAACTGCGAGCGCCGCTTCCTCCTGCGCGCCATCGAGGAGAGGAAG CGCCTGGACGGGCGGCAGTGCTATGACTACCGGAACGTGCGCATCTCCTTCGGCGCCGACTACGGCTGCTGCATCGTGGAGCTGGGGAAGACCAG GGTTCTTGCACAAGTCTCGTGTGAACTTGTTCCCCCCAAGCCAAATCGGCCTACAGAAGGTATACTTTTCTTTAATCTTGAGCTCTCACCTATGGCTGCACCTGGTTTTGAGCCTGGCAG gCAATCTGAGTTACTGGTGAAACTGAACAGACTAATAGAACGATGCCTGAGAAATTCCAAATGTATAGATACTGAATCTCTCTGTGTTGTTGCTGGTGAAAAG GTTTGGCAAATCCGTCTGGACCTACACCTGTTAAATCACGATGGTAACATTATTGATGCTGCTAGCATAGCAGGAATTGTAGCTCTGTGTCATTTTCGCAGACCAGATGTGTCTGTGCAAGGAGAGGAAGTAACTGTG TACACTCCTGAGGAACGTGATCCTGTCCCCTTGAGTATCCACCACATGCCTATTTGTGTCAGTTTTGCCTTCTTCCAGCAAGG GACCTATTTATTGGTGGATCCAAGTGAACGTGAGGAATGTGTAATGGATGGCCTCCTTGTAATTGCCATGAATAAACATCGTGAAATTTGTACCATCCAGTCCAGCGGAGGGATTATGCTAGTAACGGATCAG GTTCTGAGATGCAGTAAAATAACAGCCGTTAAGGTTGCAGAAATAACAGAACTAATTCAAAAAGCCTTGGAGAACGACCAGAAAGTTAG GAAAGAAGGTGGGAAGTTCGGCTTTGCAGAATCTATACCGAATCAAAAGATCACTGCCTTCAAAATGGAAAGCGCTGCTGTTGATACTAACAATGTGGAAGaacaagcagaagaaatcaTCACGAAAGCTGACCCTCCTTCAGAAGT TTTTGCCAAACCAATATTGCACACTCCCGGGACAGCCCAAATTGGGGAAGGAATAGAGAACTCCTGGGGGGACCTGGAAGAATCTGAGAGGGAAGAAGCAGTGGAAGAGGAAGGTGAAAGTGAGGCTACTGCTTTTGAATGtcagaaaatggaaactgaGGATACAA TTACAGAAGTTGTTTGTACAAAACTGATCACTGGtttgtggttggttggtttggtttttttagatgAACCTATTGTACTGTCCGACAGCGAAGAGGAAGAAGTTGTCATTCTGGAACCACCAAAGAAAACAAG AACACAGACCAActtgaaacaagaaaatacaagtaagaaagcatttaacaaaaggagaaaaaagaagagagctgCTCATTAA